One segment of Aquipuribacter hungaricus DNA contains the following:
- a CDS encoding DoxX family protein, with the protein MFRRIARPLLAAVFVNSGIDALRNPEPRAKLAAGLVYAAAERFGTPDDPLLAARINGGVMVAGGLGLATGAAPRTSALALAGSLVPTTVAGHAFWEYPKAEQPAQRTQFLKNAGLLAGLLLTVDAPRAHAKTPKKVKQAEEAQDVAVATRKASRRSGRIAEKQAREQTKQMAKVEAVALRAQAKAEKAEARLERRRDGAKAAA; encoded by the coding sequence ATGTTCCGACGGATCGCACGCCCCCTCCTCGCCGCCGTGTTCGTCAACTCCGGCATCGACGCCCTCCGCAACCCCGAGCCCCGCGCCAAGCTGGCGGCCGGTCTCGTTTACGCGGCGGCCGAGCGGTTCGGGACCCCGGACGACCCGCTGCTGGCCGCGCGCATCAACGGCGGGGTGATGGTGGCCGGCGGCCTCGGTCTGGCCACCGGGGCGGCACCGCGCACGTCGGCGCTGGCGCTGGCCGGCTCGCTGGTCCCCACGACCGTCGCCGGGCACGCGTTCTGGGAGTACCCCAAGGCCGAGCAGCCCGCGCAGCGCACCCAGTTCCTCAAGAACGCCGGCCTGCTGGCGGGGCTGCTGCTCACCGTCGACGCCCCCCGCGCGCACGCGAAGACCCCCAAGAAGGTCAAGCAGGCCGAGGAGGCGCAGGACGTCGCGGTCGCCACCCGCAAGGCCAGCCGCAGGTCCGGCCGGATCGCGGAGAAGCAGGCGCGCGAGCAGACCAAGCAGATGGCCAAGGTCGAGGCCGTGGCGCTGCGGGCGCAGGCCAAGGCCGAGAAGGCGGAGGCCCGGCTCGAGCGCCGGCGGGACGGGGCGAAGGCCGCGGCCTGA
- the aroA gene encoding 3-phosphoshikimate 1-carboxyvinyltransferase, translated as MTPPVPTPSSPSGPTPAGWAAPTPGRPVTATVRLPGSKSLTNRYLVLAALADEPSRLRAPLRSRDTLLMAEALRSLGAEVRDGETPSGGVADWLVTPLPRPDPATVPEPQEPVEIDCGLAGTVMRFLPAVVAVSGRAARLSGDPRLHERPIAPLLQALRDAGAEVEDTAGFFPATVRAARVPRGGEVSLDAGASSQFLSGLLLAGARMREGLVVRHVGDEVPSRPHVRMTVENLRDVGVVVDDSEDLVWRVSPGPVGGLDVDVEPDLSNAGPFLAAALATGGQVRVPGWPQQTTQAGDTLRDVLDAMGADVRLEQDGLTVTHEGEVYGVDLDLHDAGEIAPTVVGLAALAVSPSRLRGIGHLRGHETDRLEALAAEVRGLGGEVDVLEDGLRITPRPLHGGVWRSYADHRMATTGAVIGLRVPGVLVEDVGTTAKTLPDFVGMWDAMVAAAPAR; from the coding sequence ATGACTCCTCCCGTCCCCACCCCGTCCTCCCCCTCCGGCCCCACCCCGGCGGGCTGGGCGGCACCCACCCCCGGGCGGCCCGTCACCGCGACGGTCCGGCTCCCAGGGTCCAAGTCCCTCACTAACCGCTACCTGGTCCTCGCGGCGCTGGCCGACGAGCCGTCGCGGCTGCGCGCCCCGCTGCGCTCGCGGGACACGCTGCTCATGGCGGAGGCCCTGCGCTCGCTCGGCGCCGAGGTGCGCGACGGCGAGACGCCCTCCGGCGGGGTCGCGGACTGGCTCGTCACCCCGCTGCCGCGCCCTGACCCCGCGACGGTGCCGGAGCCGCAGGAGCCCGTCGAGATCGACTGCGGCCTGGCCGGCACGGTCATGCGCTTCCTGCCGGCGGTCGTCGCCGTCAGCGGCCGCGCCGCGCGGCTCAGCGGCGACCCGCGCCTGCACGAGCGCCCGATCGCGCCGCTGCTGCAGGCGCTGCGCGACGCGGGCGCCGAGGTCGAGGACACCGCAGGCTTCTTCCCCGCCACGGTGCGCGCCGCCCGGGTCCCCCGCGGCGGCGAGGTCAGCCTCGACGCGGGCGCGTCGAGCCAGTTCCTGTCCGGCCTGCTGCTCGCCGGGGCCCGGATGCGCGAGGGGCTCGTGGTCCGCCACGTCGGCGACGAGGTGCCCTCGCGGCCCCACGTGCGGATGACGGTGGAGAACCTGCGCGACGTCGGCGTGGTCGTCGACGACTCCGAGGACCTGGTGTGGCGGGTCTCCCCCGGCCCGGTCGGCGGCCTGGACGTCGACGTCGAGCCTGACCTGTCCAACGCGGGGCCGTTCCTCGCCGCGGCGCTGGCCACCGGCGGGCAGGTCCGCGTGCCCGGCTGGCCGCAGCAGACCACCCAGGCCGGCGACACCCTGCGCGACGTGCTCGACGCGATGGGCGCCGACGTCCGCCTGGAGCAGGACGGGCTCACCGTCACCCACGAGGGCGAGGTGTACGGCGTCGACCTCGACCTGCACGACGCGGGCGAGATCGCGCCGACCGTCGTCGGTCTCGCCGCCCTCGCGGTGTCGCCGAGCCGGCTGCGCGGGATCGGGCACCTGCGCGGGCACGAGACCGACCGGCTCGAGGCGCTCGCGGCGGAGGTCCGCGGCCTGGGCGGCGAGGTCGACGTGCTAGAGGACGGCCTGCGGATCACGCCGCGCCCGCTGCACGGCGGGGTGTGGCGCAGCTACGCCGACCACCGGATGGCCACGACCGGCGCCGTCATCGGCCTGCGCGTGCCCGGCGTGCTCGTCGAGGACGTCGGCACCACCGCCAAGACGCTCCCGGACTTCGTCGGCATGTGGGACGCCATGGTCGCCGCCGCGCCCGCCCGCTGA
- the rsgA gene encoding ribosome small subunit-dependent GTPase A encodes MVRRRSTASWDETDARARPPRRGTRPRTKDRPAHDDAVPGWVTTIDRGRYTCLVPAPAHGEPADPDAVVVTAVRAREIRPSGVAVGDVVGLVGDTSGTTDSLSRLVRVEPRSSALRRSADDTDPVERVVVANADQVCLVVAAADPEPNPRLVDRALVAAWDAGIDPLLVVTKTDLADPARLLAAYADFGLRSVSVTSRGWRGLDDVRAALAGRVTAIIGPSGVGKSTLVNELSPGAGRATSLVSGTTGKGRHTSTASVVLPLAAGGWAVDTPGIRSFGLAHVGAETLLGGFADLAGGTEECPRGCTHDEDECGLDAWVAGGHASPDRLDSFRRLLRAVRGEAEPGERERERV; translated from the coding sequence GTGGTCCGGCGCCGCAGCACCGCCTCCTGGGACGAGACCGACGCCCGGGCCCGGCCCCCGCGCCGGGGCACCCGGCCGCGGACCAAGGACCGGCCCGCGCACGACGACGCGGTGCCGGGCTGGGTGACGACCATCGACCGGGGCCGCTACACCTGCCTGGTCCCCGCCCCGGCCCACGGCGAGCCCGCGGACCCGGACGCGGTCGTCGTCACCGCGGTGCGCGCCCGCGAGATCCGGCCGTCGGGGGTCGCCGTCGGCGACGTCGTCGGCCTGGTCGGCGACACCTCCGGCACCACGGACTCCCTGTCGCGGCTCGTCCGCGTGGAGCCCCGCAGCTCGGCGCTGCGGCGCAGCGCCGACGACACCGACCCCGTCGAGCGCGTCGTCGTCGCCAACGCCGACCAGGTCTGCCTGGTGGTCGCGGCGGCGGACCCCGAGCCCAACCCCCGCCTGGTCGACCGCGCCCTGGTCGCGGCCTGGGACGCCGGGATCGACCCGCTGCTCGTCGTCACCAAGACCGACCTCGCCGACCCCGCCCGGCTGCTCGCGGCGTACGCCGACTTCGGGCTCCGCTCGGTGTCGGTGACCTCGCGCGGCTGGCGGGGCCTGGACGACGTCCGCGCCGCTCTGGCCGGGCGGGTGACGGCGATCATCGGCCCCTCCGGCGTCGGCAAGTCCACGCTGGTCAACGAGCTGTCCCCCGGCGCCGGGCGGGCCACCAGCCTGGTGTCGGGCACCACGGGCAAGGGGCGGCACACCTCGACCGCGTCGGTCGTGCTGCCGCTGGCCGCCGGCGGCTGGGCCGTGGACACCCCCGGCATCCGGTCCTTCGGCCTGGCGCACGTCGGCGCGGAGACGCTCCTCGGCGGGTTCGCCGACCTGGCCGGCGGCACCGAGGAGTGCCCGCGCGGCTGCACGCACGACGAGGACGAGTGCGGCCTGGACGCCTGGGTCGCCGGCGGCCACGCCTCCCCGGACCGGCTCGACAGCTTCCGCCGCCTGCTGCGCGCGGTCCGCGGCGAGGCCGAGCCCGGCGAGCGGGAGCGCGAGCGGGTCTGA
- a CDS encoding DUF2087 domain-containing protein, with translation MSEPSAAGAPDPDHQPARWASRLGEAERASVLRAFLGPDGRLVRIPAKHTKRLVVLDLLAQEFVPGERYTETEVNNRLRPFHDDVAALRRYLVENLFLAREAGVYWRTGGSVELEV, from the coding sequence GTGAGCGAACCGAGCGCGGCGGGCGCCCCCGACCCCGACCACCAGCCGGCGCGGTGGGCCTCCCGCCTGGGCGAGGCCGAGCGGGCCTCGGTGCTGCGGGCGTTCCTCGGACCCGACGGCCGGCTGGTGCGGATCCCGGCCAAGCACACCAAGCGCCTCGTCGTCCTCGACCTGCTCGCCCAGGAGTTCGTCCCCGGCGAGCGGTACACCGAGACCGAGGTCAACAACCGGCTGCGGCCCTTCCACGACGACGTCGCGGCGCTGCGCCGGTACCTGGTGGAGAACCTGTTCCTCGCCCGCGAGGCGGGCGTCTACTGGCGCACCGGCGGGTCGGTCGAGCTCGAGGTCTAG